One window of Cellulomonas shaoxiangyii genomic DNA carries:
- a CDS encoding TetR/AcrR family transcriptional regulator, whose translation MASDHEDPLSTATRALVDATTTLSRLFGEQARTVVPEVGDAVAQSLREASRGLAQASESMAHTAATAAHAAVDRAEAGARAAAGRAGDAADRAEGAARSAAGRADDRRRQKVDRTRADLLAAAARVIAAKGYEGASVGDIAAEAGYTKGAVYAHFASKEEVFLTLARDQLHVTIDSPDATLPGVTVDGVDEEALTHWLCGVQDDPRVLLSLEFLAYGLRHPEASGELARLHVASHQVLAEQVAEVRRARQGDDAAPGTTQDDYDTALAVISVLNVAALEGRLTGSPHLSPQAGARIIARLLS comes from the coding sequence ATGGCCAGCGACCACGAGGACCCGCTCAGCACCGCGACGCGCGCGCTGGTCGACGCCACGACGACGCTCTCGCGCCTCTTCGGCGAGCAGGCGCGGACGGTCGTGCCCGAGGTGGGCGACGCCGTCGCGCAGTCGCTGCGCGAGGCGTCACGCGGGCTCGCGCAGGCGTCGGAGTCGATGGCGCACACCGCCGCCACCGCGGCGCATGCCGCCGTGGACCGCGCCGAGGCCGGCGCACGTGCCGCCGCCGGACGCGCCGGGGACGCCGCCGACCGTGCGGAGGGCGCCGCACGCTCAGCCGCCGGGCGCGCCGATGACCGCCGCCGGCAGAAGGTGGACCGCACGCGCGCGGACCTGCTCGCCGCCGCGGCCCGCGTCATCGCGGCGAAGGGCTACGAGGGGGCGTCCGTCGGGGACATCGCCGCGGAGGCCGGCTACACGAAGGGCGCGGTGTACGCGCACTTCGCGTCGAAGGAGGAGGTCTTCCTGACCCTGGCGCGCGACCAGCTCCACGTCACCATCGACTCGCCCGACGCCACGCTGCCCGGCGTCACGGTCGACGGCGTCGACGAGGAGGCCCTCACGCACTGGCTGTGCGGCGTGCAGGACGACCCGCGCGTCCTGCTGTCGCTGGAGTTCCTGGCGTACGGCCTGCGGCACCCCGAGGCGTCGGGCGAGCTCGCGCGCCTGCACGTCGCGTCGCACCAGGTCCTCGCCGAGCAGGTCGCCGAGGTCCGGCGCGCACGGCAGGGCGACGACGCGGCACCCGGCACCACGCAGGACGACTACGACACCGCGCTCGCCGTCATCAGCGTGCTCAACGTGGCCGCGCTCGAGGGCCGCCTCACGGGCTCGCCGCACCTGTCCCCGCAGGCCGGCGCCCGCATCATCGCCCGCCTCCTCTCCTGA
- a CDS encoding ABC transporter permease, whose product MTGVRQTLLLAQWQLRRQAQFLPLMVVVQAFMAVATVIGYGLLVGDPDPVTALYLATGAPTITLIVIGLVLTPQLLSQARTEGSLDWLRTLPVPRTAFLVGDLLVWTMLALPGMVLGVLVGVWRFDVDLSLAPWLVPATLLVSLTAASVGYAMASLLPPALAQLLTQALVFVVLLFSPVSYPADRMPGWLQDVHAWLPIEPMAQLVRAGLASEAFTVPGRSLVVLLAWCAASVVGAVLALRRRA is encoded by the coding sequence ATGACCGGCGTCCGGCAGACCCTGCTGCTCGCGCAGTGGCAGCTCCGCCGGCAGGCGCAGTTCCTGCCGCTCATGGTCGTCGTGCAGGCGTTCATGGCCGTCGCGACCGTCATCGGGTACGGCCTGCTCGTCGGCGACCCCGACCCGGTCACCGCGCTCTACCTGGCCACCGGCGCGCCGACCATCACGCTCATCGTCATCGGCCTGGTGCTCACGCCGCAGCTGCTCTCGCAGGCGCGCACCGAGGGCAGCCTCGACTGGCTGCGCACGCTGCCCGTGCCGCGCACCGCGTTCCTCGTCGGCGACCTGCTCGTGTGGACCATGCTGGCGCTGCCCGGCATGGTGCTGGGCGTCCTCGTCGGCGTCTGGCGCTTCGACGTCGACCTGTCGCTCGCGCCGTGGCTGGTGCCCGCGACGCTGCTGGTGTCGCTGACGGCGGCGTCCGTCGGGTACGCGATGGCGTCCCTGCTACCGCCCGCGCTGGCGCAGCTGCTCACGCAGGCGCTGGTGTTCGTCGTCCTGCTGTTCTCGCCCGTCTCGTACCCCGCCGACCGCATGCCCGGCTGGCTGCAGGACGTGCACGCGTGGCTGCCGATCGAGCCGATGGCGCAGCTCGTGCGCGCGGGGCTCGCGTCGGAGGCGTTCACCGTGCCCGGCCGGTCGCTCGTGGTGCTGCTCGCGTGGTGCGCGGCGTCCGTGGTGGGGGCGGTGCTGGCGCTGCGCAGGCGGGCGTAG
- a CDS encoding glycoside hydrolase family 35 protein, whose amino-acid sequence MPTFEIGEQDFLLDGRPHQVLSGALHYFRVHPDLWADRIRSARLMGLNTIETYVAWNVHAPTPDVFDTSGPRDLGRFLDLVAAEGMHAIVRPGPYICAEWDNGGFPAWLFRMPGVGVRRNEPTYMTAVQQYLEHVLPIVAERQVTRGGPVIAVQVENEYGAYGDDKDYLRALVAINRAQGIDVPLLTCDQADDEMLERGGLPELHRTATFGSRTAERLETLRRHQPTGPLMCMEFWCGWFDHWGAHHHTTDPAASAGDLDALLAAGGSVNVYMFHGGTNAGFTSGANDKGVYQPTVTSYDYDAPLAEDGTRTAKYDAFRAVLGRYTDLPAETAPDRRPAPAATLADGRRTVDLWSAVAGLDGWVDAHDVPTHEQVAAASGFVLYRTTVDLDAPAVLAFGEVHDRAQVFLDGRAVGVIDRSERATSLTLPAGSGRLDVLVEDQGRVNYGPRIGEAKGLIGPATLGGRPLTGWRVLPVDVDALAASPALAADAAVSSGPVPGPSFSVWETDLPVADLFVSTRGWGKGVVWVNGTSLGRYWSKGPQTTLYVPSPAVRGRGDRVVVLELLGGAGALELVDAPDLGHTES is encoded by the coding sequence ATGCCCACGTTCGAGATCGGCGAGCAGGACTTCCTGCTCGACGGCCGCCCGCACCAGGTGCTCTCCGGCGCGCTGCACTACTTCCGCGTGCACCCGGACCTGTGGGCCGACCGCATCCGCTCGGCGCGCCTCATGGGCCTGAACACCATCGAGACGTACGTGGCGTGGAACGTGCACGCGCCGACGCCCGACGTCTTCGACACGAGCGGCCCGCGGGACCTGGGGCGGTTCCTCGACCTGGTGGCGGCGGAGGGCATGCACGCGATCGTGCGCCCCGGCCCGTACATCTGCGCCGAGTGGGACAACGGCGGGTTCCCCGCGTGGCTGTTCCGCATGCCCGGCGTGGGCGTGCGCCGCAACGAGCCGACGTACATGACGGCCGTGCAGCAGTACCTCGAGCACGTGCTGCCGATCGTCGCCGAGCGCCAGGTGACGCGCGGCGGCCCCGTGATCGCCGTGCAGGTGGAGAACGAGTACGGCGCGTACGGCGACGACAAGGACTACCTGCGCGCGCTCGTCGCGATCAACCGCGCCCAGGGCATCGACGTCCCCCTGCTGACCTGCGACCAGGCAGACGACGAGATGCTCGAGCGCGGCGGCCTGCCGGAGCTGCACCGCACCGCGACGTTCGGCTCGCGGACCGCCGAGCGCCTCGAGACGCTGCGGCGCCACCAGCCCACCGGCCCGCTCATGTGCATGGAGTTCTGGTGCGGCTGGTTCGACCACTGGGGCGCGCACCACCACACGACCGACCCGGCGGCGTCGGCGGGCGACCTCGACGCGCTGCTCGCGGCCGGCGGCTCCGTGAACGTCTACATGTTCCACGGCGGCACCAACGCCGGGTTCACGTCCGGCGCCAACGACAAGGGCGTCTACCAGCCGACCGTCACGTCGTACGACTACGACGCCCCGCTCGCGGAGGACGGCACGCGCACCGCCAAGTACGACGCCTTCCGCGCGGTGCTGGGCCGGTACACCGACCTGCCGGCCGAGACCGCCCCGGACCGTCGCCCCGCGCCGGCCGCCACGCTCGCCGACGGCCGCCGCACGGTCGACCTGTGGTCCGCCGTCGCCGGCCTCGACGGCTGGGTCGACGCCCACGACGTCCCGACGCACGAACAGGTCGCCGCGGCGAGCGGGTTCGTGCTCTACCGCACGACGGTCGACCTGGACGCGCCCGCGGTGCTCGCGTTCGGCGAGGTCCACGACCGCGCGCAGGTGTTCCTCGACGGGCGCGCCGTCGGCGTGATCGACCGGTCCGAGCGGGCGACGTCGCTCACGCTGCCCGCCGGCAGCGGCCGCCTCGACGTCCTCGTCGAGGACCAGGGCCGCGTCAACTACGGCCCGCGGATCGGTGAGGCGAAGGGGCTCATCGGCCCCGCGACCCTCGGGGGACGCCCGCTGACCGGCTGGCGGGTGCTGCCCGTCGACGTCGACGCGCTCGCGGCGTCGCCGGCGCTCGCGGCCGACGCCGCCGTGTCGAGCGGCCCCGTCCCCGGCCCGTCGTTCAGCGTCTGGGAGACCGACCTGCCCGTCGCGGACCTGTTCGTCTCGACGCGCGGCTGGGGCAAGGGCGTCGTCTGGGTCAACGGGACCTCGCTCGGCCGGTACTGGTCGAAGGGTCCGCAGACCACCCTCTACGTGCCCTCGCCCGCCGTGCGCGGGCGCGGCGACCGCGTCGTCGTCCTCGAGCTGCTCGGCGGCGCCGGCGCGCTCGAGCTCGTCGACGCCCCCGACCTCGGCCACACCGAGTCCTGA
- a CDS encoding DUF429 domain-containing protein, which produces MTTYVGVDLAWGTRNRTGLAFADAAGRLTHSATVRTDGEIADALAVHAPGRVVAALDAPLVVPNATGSRVPEKLLQAEFGRYDAGAHPCNRSRPWMDPPRGWTLAQRFGWDVDPATAPDGDTSVAVEVYPHPAMVALFGLGRVLPYKVKPGRDLASLRDAWRRLVEHLERVCGPTLHLAEHPRWREIRAAVAGAERVSQLRAVEDEVDAILCVHLAWLWGTGDPRMRVLGDVHDGYVVVPGAPTVPPTPRGRANPPVVPVLDTGPARRARMSAHVTAPHHPPEEPRPRDH; this is translated from the coding sequence GTGACGACGTACGTCGGCGTCGACCTCGCCTGGGGCACGCGCAACCGCACCGGCCTGGCGTTCGCGGACGCGGCCGGACGCCTGACGCACTCGGCGACCGTCCGCACGGACGGCGAGATCGCCGACGCCCTCGCGGTGCACGCACCCGGACGGGTGGTGGCGGCGCTCGACGCGCCGCTCGTCGTGCCCAACGCGACGGGGTCTCGCGTCCCGGAGAAGCTGCTGCAGGCCGAGTTCGGGCGGTACGACGCCGGCGCGCACCCGTGCAACCGGTCGCGGCCGTGGATGGACCCGCCGCGGGGGTGGACGCTCGCGCAGCGGTTCGGCTGGGACGTCGACCCCGCCACCGCGCCCGACGGCGACACGTCCGTGGCGGTCGAGGTCTACCCGCACCCGGCGATGGTCGCGCTGTTCGGGCTCGGGCGCGTGCTGCCGTACAAGGTCAAGCCGGGGCGCGACCTCGCGTCGCTGCGGGACGCGTGGCGCCGGCTCGTCGAGCACCTCGAGCGCGTGTGCGGGCCGACGCTGCACCTGGCCGAGCACCCGCGCTGGCGCGAGATCCGGGCCGCGGTCGCGGGCGCGGAGCGGGTCTCCCAGCTGCGCGCCGTGGAGGACGAGGTCGACGCGATCCTGTGCGTGCACCTCGCGTGGCTGTGGGGGACGGGCGACCCGCGCATGCGGGTGCTCGGCGACGTGCACGACGGGTACGTCGTGGTGCCCGGCGCGCCCACGGTCCCGCCGACGCCACGCGGACGGGCTAACCCGCCTGTCGTACCCGTGCTCGATACTGGCCCCGCACGACGTGCGCGGATGTCCGCGCACGTCACGGCCCCCCACCACCCTCCCGAGGAGCCCCGTCCGCGTGACCACTGA
- a CDS encoding carbohydrate ABC transporter permease, whose product MTTATPTPSATAPRRSPAPRLRSTRGRRPGGTRPRRSVLLTVLTSLVLLYSLVPLAWLVINATKTQGDLFSSFGLWFGSSFALLTNIGDTLTYDDGIFVRWFLNTVLYVVLGAGGATLLAVLGGYGLAKFQFPGKRGVFAVVIGAVAVPGTALAVPTFLMFSQMGLTNTPWSVIIPSLISPFGLYLMWTFAAEAIPTELMEAARIDGASEARTFAQVCLPLLAPGIVTVLLFTMVATWNNYFLPLIMLKDPDWYPLTLGLNAWNAQAATAGGEAIFNLVITGSVLTIVPLVVAFLFLQRYWQSGLAAGSVKE is encoded by the coding sequence ATGACCACCGCGACCCCCACCCCGTCCGCGACGGCGCCCCGCCGCTCCCCGGCGCCGCGTCTGCGCAGCACCCGCGGCCGCCGCCCGGGCGGCACGCGCCCGCGCCGCAGCGTCCTGCTGACGGTCCTCACCTCGCTCGTCCTGCTGTACTCGCTCGTCCCGCTCGCGTGGCTCGTCATCAACGCGACCAAGACGCAGGGCGACCTGTTCTCGTCGTTCGGCCTGTGGTTCGGCAGCTCGTTCGCGCTGCTCACCAACATCGGCGACACGCTCACGTACGACGACGGCATCTTCGTCCGCTGGTTCCTCAACACCGTGCTGTACGTGGTGCTCGGCGCCGGCGGTGCGACGCTGCTCGCGGTGCTCGGCGGGTACGGGCTGGCGAAGTTCCAGTTCCCCGGCAAGCGCGGCGTCTTCGCGGTCGTCATCGGCGCCGTGGCCGTGCCCGGCACCGCGCTGGCCGTGCCGACGTTCCTCATGTTCAGCCAGATGGGCCTGACCAACACGCCGTGGTCGGTCATCATCCCGTCGCTGATCTCGCCGTTCGGCCTCTACCTCATGTGGACGTTCGCCGCGGAGGCGATCCCCACGGAGCTGATGGAGGCCGCGCGCATCGACGGCGCCAGCGAGGCCCGCACGTTCGCGCAGGTCTGCCTGCCGCTGCTCGCCCCCGGCATCGTCACCGTGCTGCTCTTCACGATGGTCGCGACGTGGAACAACTACTTCCTGCCGCTGATCATGCTCAAGGACCCCGACTGGTACCCGCTGACGCTCGGCCTCAACGCGTGGAACGCGCAGGCCGCCACCGCGGGCGGCGAGGCGATCTTCAACCTCGTCATCACCGGGTCCGTCCTGACGATCGTGCCGCTGGTCGTCGCCTTCCTCTTCCTGCAGCGCTACTGGCAGTCCGGCCTCGCCGCCGGCTCCGTCAAGGAGTGA
- a CDS encoding ABC transporter substrate-binding protein: protein MTRTPRRTAAHRTAVRGAALAGALALTLTACSGGGGGSDADPSAAAEEGGELLVWAWDPTVEPIAEAYMEANPDVTIELVNAGTGNDQYTALQNAIGAGSGVPDLAQIEYYALPQFAIGESLADLTDLGAGELEGTYTPGPWSAVQQGEGIYGLPLDSGPMALFYNEEVFAQHGIEVPTTWDEYVAAAQALHAADPNAYITADTGDAGLATSLMWQAGGRPFQVDGTDVTIDLADEGSQKYATMWQQLVGEDLVAPISAWSDEWYQGLGNGTIATLVTGAWMPGNFESGVPEGAGKWRVAPMPQWTEGESVTAENGGSAMSVTEASENKALAYDFLEFASAGDGVALRLEGGGFPATVADLESEEYLGEESEYFGGQKINEVLSQAAADVSEGWQYLPFQVYGNSVFNDTVGQAYVSDTTLTEGLSAWQEQLTTYGNDQGFTVE, encoded by the coding sequence ATGACCCGAACCCCCCGCCGCACCGCGGCGCACCGCACCGCCGTCCGCGGTGCCGCCCTCGCCGGCGCGCTCGCGCTGACGCTCACCGCCTGCAGCGGCGGTGGCGGCGGCAGCGACGCCGACCCGTCGGCCGCCGCCGAGGAGGGCGGCGAGCTGCTCGTCTGGGCCTGGGACCCGACCGTGGAGCCCATCGCCGAGGCGTACATGGAGGCCAACCCGGACGTGACGATCGAGCTCGTCAACGCCGGCACGGGCAACGACCAGTACACGGCCCTGCAGAACGCGATCGGCGCCGGCTCCGGCGTGCCGGACCTCGCGCAGATCGAGTACTACGCGCTCCCGCAGTTCGCGATCGGCGAGTCGCTCGCCGACCTGACCGACCTCGGCGCCGGTGAGCTCGAGGGCACCTACACGCCCGGCCCGTGGAGCGCGGTGCAGCAGGGCGAGGGCATCTACGGCCTCCCGCTCGACTCCGGCCCGATGGCCCTCTTCTACAACGAGGAGGTCTTCGCGCAGCACGGCATCGAGGTGCCGACGACGTGGGACGAGTACGTCGCCGCGGCGCAGGCCCTGCACGCCGCCGACCCGAACGCGTACATCACGGCCGACACCGGCGACGCGGGCCTGGCCACGTCGCTGATGTGGCAGGCCGGCGGCCGCCCGTTCCAGGTCGACGGCACGGACGTGACGATCGACCTCGCCGACGAGGGCTCGCAGAAGTACGCCACGATGTGGCAGCAGCTGGTGGGCGAGGACCTCGTCGCGCCGATCAGCGCGTGGAGCGACGAGTGGTACCAGGGCCTCGGCAACGGCACGATCGCGACGCTCGTGACCGGCGCGTGGATGCCCGGCAACTTCGAGTCCGGTGTGCCCGAGGGTGCCGGCAAGTGGCGCGTCGCGCCCATGCCGCAGTGGACCGAGGGCGAGTCCGTGACCGCCGAGAACGGCGGCTCGGCGATGTCCGTGACCGAGGCGTCCGAGAACAAGGCGCTCGCGTACGACTTCCTCGAGTTCGCGTCCGCCGGTGACGGCGTCGCGCTGCGCCTCGAGGGCGGCGGCTTCCCCGCCACGGTCGCGGACCTCGAGTCCGAGGAGTACCTGGGCGAGGAGTCGGAGTACTTCGGCGGCCAGAAGATCAACGAGGTGCTGTCGCAGGCCGCGGCGGACGTCTCCGAGGGCTGGCAGTACCTGCCGTTCCAGGTCTACGGCAACAGCGTCTTCAACGACACGGTCGGCCAGGCGTACGTCTCCGACACCACGCTGACCGAGGGCCTGTCGGCGTGGCAGGAGCAGCTGACCACGTACGGCAACGACCAGGGCTTCACGGTCGAGTGA
- a CDS encoding ABC transporter ATP-binding protein, giving the protein MSTDVLLSVRGLRKRYGGRTGVQANDGIDLDVAAGQVVGLLGHNGAGKTTLVHQVVGLVKPDAGTLTLGGVDAVAHPEAARRLASIQAQANVPITGLTPRLAIELVGRIRGGERAAVRRRTEDLLDALDLGAWADTRAEKVSGGVARLTSFAMTAVQPGALVVLDEPTNDVDPVRRRLLWNQIRGLADAGHAVLLVTHNVREAERVVDHLAVLDHGVVLASDTPAGLTAALRGSLTLEVDLPHDGPVAWHPAVEPGATGRLRASGVVPADRASEVVAWAQAEVDAGRLERYALTPASLEDVYVRLVGEDRAAEGVAA; this is encoded by the coding sequence ATGAGCACGGACGTGCTGCTGTCCGTCCGCGGGCTGCGCAAGCGGTACGGCGGGCGGACCGGTGTGCAGGCGAACGACGGGATCGACCTCGACGTCGCGGCCGGGCAGGTCGTCGGCCTGCTGGGCCACAACGGCGCCGGCAAGACGACGCTCGTGCACCAGGTCGTCGGCCTCGTGAAGCCCGACGCGGGCACCCTCACGCTCGGCGGCGTCGACGCGGTCGCGCACCCCGAGGCCGCCCGGCGGCTCGCGTCGATCCAGGCGCAGGCCAACGTGCCGATCACGGGCCTGACACCGCGTCTCGCGATCGAGCTGGTCGGGCGCATCCGCGGCGGCGAGCGGGCCGCCGTCCGCCGCCGCACCGAGGACCTCCTCGACGCGCTCGACCTCGGCGCCTGGGCGGACACCCGCGCGGAGAAGGTGTCCGGCGGCGTCGCGCGCCTCACGTCGTTCGCGATGACGGCCGTGCAGCCGGGCGCGCTCGTCGTGCTCGACGAGCCGACCAACGACGTCGACCCCGTGCGCCGCCGGTTGCTGTGGAACCAGATCCGCGGCCTCGCCGACGCGGGCCACGCCGTCTTGCTCGTCACGCACAACGTGCGCGAGGCCGAGCGCGTCGTCGACCACCTCGCCGTGCTCGACCACGGCGTGGTGCTCGCGTCCGACACCCCCGCCGGCCTCACCGCGGCGCTGCGCGGGTCGCTCACGCTCGAGGTCGACCTGCCCCACGACGGTCCGGTCGCGTGGCACCCGGCCGTCGAGCCCGGCGCGACCGGGCGTCTGCGCGCGAGCGGCGTGGTGCCCGCGGACCGTGCGTCGGAGGTCGTCGCCTGGGCGCAGGCCGAGGTCGACGCCGGACGGCTCGAGCGGTACGCGCTCACGCCGGCGTCCCTCGAGGACGTCTACGTCCGGCTCGTCGGTGAGGACCGCGCCGCCGAGGGGGTGGCGGCATGA
- a CDS encoding carbohydrate ABC transporter permease, producing MTQTAVPAAAPPAALALPHRRTRVSWTGWGFVGPFMAVFALVFLAPIAYSLWISLFRTQLVGGTTFVGLENYQRALEDPQFWSALGRVTVFLAVQVPVMLGIALLVALALDSGRLYGRDFFRISIFLPYAVPAVVATLMWGFMYGTRFGLVGNINDALGTTLPNPLSPDLVLAAIGNIVTWEFVGYNMLIFYSALRTVPTSLYEAAQIDGAGQWRVITAIKLPAIRGALVIAGIFSIIGSFQLFNEPSILQSLAPNAITTYFTPNLYAFSLSFSGQQYNYSATVALIMGVLTMVIAYVVQLRGMRKEA from the coding sequence GTGACCCAGACCGCCGTGCCCGCCGCGGCCCCGCCCGCGGCCCTCGCGCTGCCCCACCGCCGTACGCGCGTGTCGTGGACCGGGTGGGGCTTCGTCGGGCCGTTCATGGCCGTGTTCGCGCTCGTGTTCCTCGCACCGATCGCCTACTCGCTGTGGATCAGCCTCTTCCGCACGCAACTCGTCGGCGGCACGACGTTCGTGGGCCTCGAGAACTACCAGCGCGCGCTCGAGGACCCGCAGTTCTGGTCGGCGCTCGGCCGGGTCACCGTGTTCCTCGCCGTGCAGGTGCCGGTGATGCTCGGCATCGCGCTGCTCGTGGCGCTCGCGCTCGACAGCGGACGCCTCTACGGTCGCGACTTCTTCCGCATCTCGATCTTCCTGCCGTACGCCGTGCCCGCCGTCGTCGCCACCCTCATGTGGGGCTTCATGTACGGCACGCGGTTCGGCCTCGTCGGCAACATCAACGACGCCCTCGGCACGACGCTGCCCAACCCGTTGTCGCCCGACCTCGTCCTTGCCGCGATCGGCAACATCGTGACCTGGGAGTTCGTCGGCTACAACATGCTGATCTTCTACTCCGCGCTGCGCACGGTCCCCACCTCGCTGTACGAGGCGGCCCAGATCGACGGCGCCGGCCAGTGGCGGGTCATCACCGCGATCAAGCTGCCCGCGATCCGCGGCGCGCTCGTCATCGCGGGCATCTTCTCGATCATCGGCAGCTTCCAGCTGTTCAACGAGCCGAGCATCCTGCAGTCGCTGGCGCCCAACGCCATCACCACGTACTTCACGCCGAACCTGTACGCGTTCTCGCTGAGCTTCTCCGGCCAGCAGTACAACTACTCGGCCACGGTCGCCCTCATCATGGGCGTCCTCACGATGGTGATCGCCTACGTCGTCCAGCTGCGCGGCATGCGCAAGGAGGCGTGA
- a CDS encoding LacI family DNA-binding transcriptional regulator — MSQVPPARGRPGPSIADVARLAGVSQQTVSRVSTGATNVRPETRERVLAAMDQLGYSPNHAARALRSGSFGTIGLIAHRLTRTGESRTFEGVVEAARQHGYSVTLVDVRTPSSSDLSDAVRRLGHQAIDGLVVIRAEDATPATLALPPRLPVVVSDSRFVGHHPAVGTDQAEGASLAVQHLLDLGHPTVHHVGGPLDSTPARVRADAWRTRLRAAGRAVPDEWHGDWSAASGYEVGARIAASPEVTAVFCANDEMAAGVVRALHEAGRRVPEDVSVVGFDDIPMAEYLWPPLTTVRQDFQAIGAELVELLMRQMREHVSLAGHHVVVPTRLVERASTAPPRTR; from the coding sequence ATGTCGCAGGTGCCACCCGCCCGCGGCCGCCCGGGCCCGTCCATCGCCGACGTCGCGCGGCTGGCCGGCGTCTCGCAGCAGACCGTCTCCCGCGTCTCCACCGGCGCCACCAACGTCCGGCCCGAGACGCGTGAGCGCGTCCTCGCCGCCATGGACCAGCTCGGCTACAGCCCCAACCACGCCGCCCGTGCGCTGCGGTCCGGCTCGTTCGGGACCATCGGGCTCATCGCGCACCGGCTCACCCGTACGGGGGAGTCGCGCACGTTCGAGGGCGTCGTCGAGGCCGCCCGCCAGCACGGGTACAGCGTCACCCTCGTGGACGTCCGCACGCCGTCGTCGTCCGACCTGTCCGACGCCGTGCGCCGCCTCGGCCACCAGGCCATCGACGGCCTCGTGGTCATCCGCGCCGAGGACGCCACCCCCGCCACGCTCGCCCTGCCGCCGCGGCTGCCCGTCGTCGTCTCCGACTCCCGGTTCGTCGGGCACCACCCGGCCGTCGGCACCGACCAGGCCGAGGGCGCGTCGCTCGCCGTGCAGCACCTGCTCGACCTCGGGCACCCGACCGTGCACCACGTCGGCGGGCCGCTCGACTCCACCCCGGCCCGCGTGCGCGCCGACGCGTGGCGCACCCGCCTGCGCGCCGCCGGGCGGGCCGTGCCGGACGAGTGGCACGGGGACTGGTCGGCGGCCTCGGGTTACGAGGTGGGCGCGCGGATCGCCGCGTCGCCCGAGGTCACGGCCGTGTTCTGCGCCAACGACGAGATGGCGGCGGGCGTCGTGCGGGCGCTGCACGAGGCCGGCCGCCGGGTGCCCGAGGACGTCTCGGTGGTCGGCTTCGACGACATCCCCATGGCCGAGTACCTGTGGCCGCCGCTGACCACCGTCCGGCAGGACTTCCAGGCGATCGGCGCCGAGCTCGTCGAGCTGCTCATGCGCCAGATGCGCGAGCACGTCAGCCTGGCGGGCCACCACGTGGTCGTCCCGACCCGCCTGGTGGAACGCGCGAGCACGGCCCCACCGCGCACGCGCTGA